In Turicibacter sanguinis, a genomic segment contains:
- a CDS encoding PHP domain-containing protein, producing MLVDLHMHTYYSDGSFSPREMVQLAKKKGLGLISVTDHNTIEAHEEFEAACQELEMNYVVGVELDCVFKTKSVHLLAYNFNVNEEFLAIIQKSRHQLDQMGIDLVKLMEKDYPQVSSEDYENYTYDRTKGGFKGIHYLMDRGLTDNLMDGFKFYKEYEVFYWNYEFPTVEEAIVQIHACGGKAVLAHPGKYYRFTPLDEVVEDFKLLVSQGIDGIECYYPIHSEELTACCVEFCQEHDLMITVGCDCHGEMSKKEDEYVMGCIKKEDSDLVLKF from the coding sequence ATGTTAGTAGATTTACATATGCATACGTATTATTCAGATGGCTCATTTTCGCCGCGTGAAATGGTTCAATTAGCAAAGAAAAAAGGATTAGGATTGATTTCAGTAACTGATCATAACACCATTGAAGCTCATGAAGAGTTTGAAGCTGCCTGTCAAGAGTTAGAGATGAATTATGTGGTAGGGGTGGAGTTAGACTGTGTGTTTAAAACAAAGTCTGTCCATTTATTAGCCTATAATTTTAACGTGAATGAGGAGTTTTTAGCGATTATTCAAAAATCACGTCATCAGTTAGATCAAATGGGGATTGATTTAGTCAAGTTAATGGAAAAGGATTATCCGCAAGTATCGTCTGAAGATTATGAAAATTATACGTATGACCGTACTAAAGGTGGATTTAAAGGCATTCATTATTTAATGGATCGCGGATTAACGGATAATTTAATGGATGGTTTTAAATTTTACAAAGAATATGAAGTATTTTACTGGAATTATGAGTTTCCTACTGTTGAAGAGGCCATTGTTCAAATTCATGCGTGTGGTGGTAAAGCGGTGCTTGCTCATCCTGGAAAGTATTATCGTTTTACACCATTAGATGAAGTCGTAGAAGATTTTAAACTTCTGGTGTCACAAGGAATTGATGGAATTGAGTGTTACTATCCGATTCATAGTGAAGAGTTGACAGCATGTTGTGTTGAGTTTTGTCAAGAACATGATTTAATGATAACAGTTGGATGTGATTGTCATGGTGAGATGAGTAAAAAAGAGGATGAATATGTGATGGGATGTATTAAAAAAGAGGATTCAGATTTAGTTTTAAAGTTTTAA
- a CDS encoding ISL3 family transposase, translating into MSHSYSTRKFLNIKDKNIIFPEDYFEEVKLNGITSFVFKGILSYQPTHCEHCGTLFDSNFKKHGFKTSRIIIPKVSLHDTYLVLKKQRYYCGHCQSTFTLKTSIVEKNCYISYNTKHAIALEAQNKISECDIARRHQVSHSTVNRIIHSFYESQTLNFNDLPENLCFDEFKSVKSAEGHMSFIFCDADTKQIIDIIEDRRLTSLQTYFKRYTKEARARVKHIVTDMYAPYISLIKELFPHAKIVLDKFHLVQHISRALNKTRIRLMKKFKKHGRKFKRYWRLFLKSHTLLDTTTYRSVYCFKQPMREIDILNFLLDLSPELKATYELYQDLLFAIQSKNVNRFNHLLETEHPMISPELQTSFQTFKTYTSYIYNTLTTPYTNGPIEGINNKIKVIKRIALKSSNVSRLDIAASIISNQEFL; encoded by the coding sequence ATGTCTCACTCATATTCTACTAGAAAATTTTTAAATATTAAAGATAAAAATATCATCTTTCCTGAAGATTATTTTGAAGAAGTTAAATTAAATGGGATCACTAGCTTTGTTTTTAAGGGAATCTTATCTTACCAACCCACTCATTGTGAACACTGTGGAACTCTTTTTGATTCCAATTTTAAAAAGCATGGGTTTAAAACTTCTCGAATTATCATTCCAAAAGTATCACTCCATGATACCTATTTAGTTTTAAAGAAACAGCGTTATTATTGTGGGCATTGTCAATCCACCTTTACATTAAAAACATCTATTGTTGAAAAGAACTGTTATATTTCTTACAATACGAAACACGCGATTGCTTTAGAAGCTCAAAATAAAATTTCAGAGTGCGATATTGCCCGTCGCCATCAAGTTTCTCATTCAACCGTTAATCGGATCATTCATAGCTTTTATGAATCTCAAACTTTGAACTTTAATGATCTACCTGAAAATCTTTGTTTTGATGAATTTAAATCGGTAAAATCGGCTGAGGGTCATATGTCTTTTATCTTTTGTGATGCAGATACCAAGCAGATTATTGATATCATTGAAGATCGACGCTTAACCTCTCTTCAGACTTATTTCAAGCGATACACAAAAGAAGCTCGTGCGCGTGTGAAACATATTGTCACTGATATGTACGCCCCTTATATCAGTTTGATTAAGGAGCTTTTTCCTCATGCCAAAATTGTCCTTGATAAGTTTCACCTCGTTCAACATATCTCCCGTGCACTCAATAAAACACGTATTCGATTAATGAAAAAATTCAAAAAACATGGTCGTAAATTCAAACGTTACTGGCGACTATTTTTAAAATCACATACCCTACTCGATACCACAACTTATCGATCTGTTTATTGTTTTAAGCAACCGATGCGTGAAATAGATATCTTAAACTTCCTTCTCGATTTATCACCTGAATTAAAAGCAACTTATGAGCTTTATCAAGATTTACTATTCGCCATTCAATCGAAAAATGTGAATCGATTTAATCACTTACTTGAAACAGAACATCCAATGATTTCACCCGAACTTCAAACATCTTTTCAAACCTTTAAAACCTATACTTCTTATATCTACAATACTCTGACTACTCCCTATACTAATGGTCCTATTGAAGGAATCAATAATAAAATTAAAGTCATCAAACGTATCGCGTTAAAGTCATCAAACGTATCGCGTTTGGATATCGCAGCTTCTATCATTTCAAATCAAGAATTCTTATGA
- a CDS encoding ABC transporter substrate-binding protein, translating to MKKLLASLTVVLGLSTVVACSNETKGEQVTPETPTTEESTDTTKETGNDLVVTINEPVSIEFWHAMSGDNEKVVNELVENFNSTIGQEKGITVTPVYQGAYNDLKSKTTAAIKAKNAPAISQAYPDWVAEYLQSGAVVALNEYIEHPEVGITDFEDIAEAYRLENSQYTTDGTFYSLPFNKSTEVLYYNKTFFEEHGLTVPTTWTELEEVSKQITEITGKPAFGFDSAQNAFITLVQQFGGQYTTSQGEVLFGETDAAVQALEMIKRNTDAGYWRLPGEDKYMSGPFVSELVHMFIGSTSGSTHVVNDNFEWDSAPIPQVSDDTKAVIQQGTNVVVMNLGQTDEQVYAAYEFAKYLGSYEANLLWATNTGYLPIRQSVIDSAEYQAYISESGNSTKQTGPAQADYYFYDPAFYTDTFSSYNVRTEAGLAIERVVLEGMEPAAAVEAALKALK from the coding sequence GTGAAAAAATTATTAGCTTCGCTAACAGTAGTATTAGGATTATCAACAGTGGTAGCTTGCTCAAATGAAACAAAAGGAGAACAAGTAACACCTGAAACACCTACTACAGAAGAATCAACAGACACAACAAAAGAAACAGGTAATGACTTAGTTGTTACAATTAATGAACCAGTTTCAATCGAATTCTGGCATGCGATGTCAGGAGATAATGAAAAAGTTGTAAACGAATTAGTTGAAAACTTTAATTCAACAATTGGACAAGAAAAAGGAATTACGGTAACTCCTGTTTATCAAGGAGCTTATAATGATTTAAAATCTAAAACAACAGCCGCTATCAAAGCAAAAAATGCACCAGCTATTTCTCAGGCATATCCTGATTGGGTAGCAGAATATTTACAATCAGGTGCAGTTGTTGCTTTAAATGAATATATCGAACACCCAGAAGTAGGAATCACTGATTTTGAAGATATTGCAGAAGCATATCGCTTAGAAAACAGTCAATATACAACAGATGGAACGTTCTACTCATTACCATTTAATAAATCAACAGAAGTTTTATATTACAATAAAACATTCTTCGAAGAACATGGTTTAACAGTTCCAACAACTTGGACAGAATTAGAAGAAGTTTCTAAACAAATCACTGAAATTACTGGAAAACCAGCTTTCGGATTTGACTCAGCTCAAAATGCGTTCATCACATTAGTTCAACAATTTGGAGGACAATATACAACATCTCAAGGTGAAGTCTTATTCGGTGAAACTGATGCTGCAGTACAAGCATTAGAGATGATTAAACGTAATACAGATGCTGGATATTGGCGTTTACCAGGGGAAGATAAATATATGTCAGGACCATTCGTTTCTGAATTAGTTCATATGTTTATTGGATCAACTTCAGGATCGACTCATGTTGTGAATGATAACTTTGAATGGGATTCTGCTCCAATTCCACAAGTTTCTGACGATACAAAAGCAGTTATCCAACAAGGAACTAATGTTGTTGTTATGAACTTAGGTCAAACTGATGAGCAAGTTTATGCTGCGTATGAGTTTGCTAAATATTTAGGATCTTATGAAGCAAATCTTTTATGGGCAACGAACACAGGATACTTACCAATTCGTCAATCAGTTATTGATTCAGCTGAATATCAAGCGTATATTTCTGAATCAGGAAACTCAACAAAACAAACTGGACCAGCACAAGCAGACTACTACTTCTATGATCCAGCATTCTATACAGATACTTTCTCTTCTTATAATGTGCGTACAGAAGCAGGATTAGCCATTGAACGTGTTGTATTAGAAGGTATGGAACCTGCTGCAGCAGTTGAAGCAGCATTAAAAGCTTTAAAATAA
- a CDS encoding NUDIX hydrolase — protein sequence MYKNQIKRYQPINEQEVQDQKVMLDYIEAFSHNLLTRENEFAHLTSSGFILNETLDKVLMIYHNLYQSWAWTGGHADGEADLLKVAIKEAKEETGVVNIRPLSEEIMALDILPVWGHMKKGQYVSSHLHLNVSYLLVASEADILRIKEDENSNVGWLPIDELASFCDEPQMLPVYEKLVNKSKKITK from the coding sequence ATGTATAAGAATCAAATTAAAAGGTATCAGCCGATAAATGAACAAGAAGTTCAAGATCAAAAGGTGATGCTTGATTATATAGAGGCATTTTCTCACAATCTTTTAACACGTGAAAATGAATTTGCACATTTAACAAGTTCTGGTTTTATTTTAAATGAAACATTGGATAAAGTTTTAATGATTTATCATAATTTATATCAAAGCTGGGCTTGGACAGGTGGCCATGCAGATGGAGAAGCTGACTTATTAAAAGTTGCGATAAAAGAGGCAAAAGAGGAAACTGGCGTGGTGAATATTCGTCCTCTAAGTGAGGAAATAATGGCGCTTGATATTTTGCCAGTTTGGGGACATATGAAAAAAGGTCAATATGTTAGTTCACATTTGCATTTAAATGTTTCTTATTTATTAGTCGCAAGTGAAGCCGATATTTTAAGAATTAAAGAAGATGAAAATAGTAATGTTGGGTGGTTACCGATTGATGAGTTAGCATCGTTTTGTGATGAACCACAGATGTTACCTGTCTATGAAAAACTGGTGAATAAATCAAAAAAAATTACAAAATAA
- a CDS encoding sulfatase-like hydrolase/transferase — MQRPNIVFLFCDQQRFDTLGVNGQPLDMTPNLDALAFEGVNFLHAYTPQPVCGPARSCLQSGLFATETGCFVNGISLPERQPTLAKSLREAGYETAYVGKWHLATDREQNYETVAIPKERRGGYEDYWMASDVLEFTSDGYGGFVFDREGNKVEFEKYRVDAMTDYVIDYLMNRNKEVPFFLFASYIEPHHQNNHHAFEGPIGSKEQFANFVKPDDLAEGSGDWEAQMPDYLGCCHSLDQNVGRIISVLKEQGIYENTLIIYTSDHGCHFKTMKKYINPFGADDYKRSPDENSIHIPLVMRGPGFLGGVMEVKLVSLLDLPKTILSLAKVDSDFMQGRDLQTIFTDDEWENEVYIQISESMVGRALRTERYKYVIHAPHKKPFEDFGSDYYVEGWLYDLKKDPLEKHNLIDDLDYEEVKKVLREKIMKHGNRAHEVFNIVVN; from the coding sequence ATGCAAAGACCGAATATTGTGTTTTTATTTTGTGATCAGCAGCGTTTTGATACACTAGGTGTGAATGGGCAACCGCTTGATATGACACCTAATTTGGATGCTTTGGCGTTTGAGGGCGTAAATTTTTTACATGCTTATACACCACAACCTGTTTGTGGACCTGCGCGTTCTTGCTTACAGTCGGGATTGTTTGCAACAGAAACAGGGTGTTTTGTGAATGGAATTTCGTTACCAGAGAGGCAGCCAACGCTAGCCAAGTCACTTCGTGAGGCAGGATATGAAACGGCCTATGTTGGAAAGTGGCATTTGGCAACGGATCGTGAACAGAATTATGAGACGGTTGCCATTCCAAAAGAACGTCGCGGTGGTTATGAGGATTATTGGATGGCATCCGATGTTTTAGAGTTTACGTCGGATGGTTACGGTGGTTTTGTTTTTGATCGAGAGGGGAATAAAGTGGAATTTGAGAAGTACCGTGTCGATGCAATGACAGACTATGTGATAGATTACTTAATGAATCGAAATAAAGAAGTGCCATTTTTCTTATTTGCTTCTTATATTGAACCACATCATCAAAATAATCATCATGCTTTTGAAGGTCCAATAGGGAGTAAAGAGCAATTTGCTAACTTTGTAAAACCGGATGATTTAGCAGAGGGAAGTGGAGATTGGGAAGCTCAGATGCCTGATTATTTAGGCTGTTGTCACTCTCTTGATCAAAATGTCGGACGGATTATATCAGTGTTAAAAGAACAAGGTATTTATGAAAATACACTCATTATTTATACGAGTGATCATGGGTGTCATTTTAAAACGATGAAAAAGTATATTAATCCGTTTGGAGCGGATGACTATAAGCGCTCACCTGATGAGAATTCAATACATATTCCACTTGTGATGAGAGGACCAGGATTTTTAGGTGGGGTTATGGAAGTGAAACTCGTCAGTCTCCTTGATTTACCGAAAACGATATTGAGCCTAGCAAAGGTGGATTCAGACTTTATGCAGGGGCGTGACCTTCAAACTATTTTTACGGATGATGAGTGGGAGAATGAAGTTTATATCCAGATTAGTGAAAGTATGGTCGGACGGGCACTTAGAACGGAGCGTTATAAGTATGTAATTCATGCTCCGCATAAAAAGCCGTTTGAAGATTTTGGAAGTGATTACTATGTTGAGGGATGGCTCTATGATTTAAAGAAAGATCCACTTGAGAAGCATAACTTGATTGATGATTTGGACTATGAAGAAGTTAAAAAAGTGTTGCGTGAGAAGATAATGAAGCATGGGAATCGTGCTCATGAGGTGTTCAATATAGTTGTGAATTAA
- a CDS encoding anaerobic sulfatase maturase, with amino-acid sequence MLSILIKPASSRCNLKCKYCFYEDESLNRSQSDYGMMKVETLEVIIKKALEYEVDVCSFLFQGGEPTLVGLHFYEHVIKFQQRYNVHHVKIMNSIQSNGLLLDESWAHFFKQHDFLVGLSIDGIKVTHECYRGKNFDQVVKAAELLKRFEVPFNVLTVVTDEVCEQIAAIYTFYKQHHFRYLQFIPCLDSLDNHNYLSVDSYTTFLKTLFQLWFDDATKGNLISIGYFDDLLHLLCAEFPKTCGRLGRCGMHYVLEADGSVYPCDFYMMDAYYLGNLLQDNFEVLNDKRRDLQFLEPIFSKTCKKCKWYRLCYGGCRRERVSQLGVNKYCQAYQAFLEEAYPLLQWMANRILMTNI; translated from the coding sequence GTGTTATCCATTTTAATAAAGCCAGCATCAAGTCGTTGTAATTTAAAATGTAAGTATTGTTTTTATGAGGATGAGAGTTTGAATCGGAGCCAATCTGATTATGGGATGATGAAAGTAGAAACTCTAGAAGTAATTATAAAAAAAGCATTAGAGTATGAAGTGGATGTTTGTTCATTTTTATTTCAGGGAGGGGAACCCACGTTAGTAGGACTTCATTTTTATGAGCATGTCATCAAGTTTCAACAACGTTATAATGTGCATCACGTAAAGATTATGAATTCGATTCAAAGTAATGGTTTGCTCCTAGATGAATCATGGGCGCACTTTTTTAAACAGCATGACTTTTTAGTCGGTCTTTCGATTGATGGGATTAAAGTAACGCATGAATGTTATAGAGGGAAGAATTTTGATCAAGTGGTGAAGGCAGCCGAGTTATTAAAGCGATTTGAAGTGCCATTTAATGTATTAACAGTTGTGACGGATGAGGTTTGTGAGCAGATTGCAGCGATTTACACGTTCTATAAACAGCATCATTTTAGATATTTACAATTTATACCGTGTCTAGATTCACTTGATAATCACAATTATCTTAGTGTGGACTCCTATACCACTTTTTTAAAGACGTTATTTCAGTTATGGTTTGACGATGCAACGAAGGGAAATTTAATTTCTATTGGCTATTTTGATGATTTGCTACATCTTTTATGTGCAGAGTTTCCGAAGACGTGTGGAAGACTTGGACGATGTGGAATGCATTATGTTTTGGAGGCAGATGGTAGTGTTTATCCGTGTGATTTTTATATGATGGATGCTTATTATTTGGGAAATTTGCTTCAAGATAATTTTGAAGTGTTAAATGATAAACGACGAGACCTTCAGTTTTTAGAACCGATTTTTTCTAAGACGTGCAAGAAGTGCAAATGGTATCGTTTATGTTATGGGGGATGTCGTCGTGAGCGAGTATCACAATTAGGTGTCAATAAGTATTGTCAGGCCTATCAAGCCTTTTTGGAGGAAGCTTATCCGTTACTTCAGTGGATGGCAAATAGGATTTTAATGACTAACATATAG
- a CDS encoding nitroreductase family protein, giving the protein MMNTLEAISKSSSHREYQDTPLTEDQLKVLLEAGLYAPSSENEQPWYLVGILNKEKVEQLDKDIQAIHQDTKAHFFYAPAAILVAVNKTAKTPIVDAATCTQNILLAAEDLNLAACWVDGILAINNSDKFEHYKKEFNLPDGYEFQTSIALGHRVNTPSRGPRKGQYIIVK; this is encoded by the coding sequence ATGATGAATACATTAGAAGCAATCTCAAAATCAAGTAGCCATCGTGAATACCAAGACACACCTTTAACTGAAGACCAACTTAAAGTATTATTAGAAGCTGGCCTATATGCCCCAAGTAGTGAAAACGAACAACCTTGGTACCTTGTTGGTATTTTAAACAAAGAAAAAGTTGAACAACTTGACAAAGATATTCAAGCCATTCATCAAGACACAAAAGCACACTTCTTCTACGCTCCTGCTGCTATTTTAGTTGCCGTCAATAAAACAGCTAAAACACCTATTGTTGACGCTGCAACGTGTACACAAAACATCCTACTCGCAGCCGAAGACTTAAATCTTGCAGCGTGTTGGGTTGATGGAATTCTGGCGATTAATAACAGTGATAAATTCGAACACTATAAAAAAGAATTCAATCTCCCTGATGGATACGAATTCCAAACAAGTATTGCACTAGGTCATCGTGTTAATACTCCATCTCGTGGACCACGTAAAGGTCAATACATTATCGTTAAATAA
- a CDS encoding class I SAM-dependent methyltransferase: MNEKKYETLLNIQTSGEDKYHTSAKYHRYEPTPYDVLETLFNHYQLTKNDHIVDFGCGKGRLNFYIHHQFQAYVTGIEMNETYYQDAIHNQLNYQKKYPLKEEKIKFLCCYAEEYNIDPLDNKFYFFNPFSIQILRKVIEKILISLEEHPRCVELIFYYPSDDYLYYLEHKTAFSLIHNIPLPNHHKNHRERFLVYQLSYI; the protein is encoded by the coding sequence ATGAACGAAAAAAAATATGAAACTTTATTAAATATTCAAACGAGTGGAGAAGACAAATATCATACCTCTGCTAAATATCATCGCTACGAACCAACCCCTTATGACGTTCTTGAAACGTTATTTAATCACTATCAATTAACTAAAAATGATCACATTGTTGATTTTGGTTGCGGAAAGGGCCGTTTAAATTTTTATATTCATCATCAATTCCAGGCTTATGTGACTGGCATTGAAATGAATGAAACGTATTATCAGGATGCGATTCATAATCAACTTAACTACCAAAAAAAATACCCATTAAAAGAAGAGAAAATAAAGTTTCTATGCTGTTATGCAGAAGAATATAACATCGATCCACTCGATAACAAGTTTTATTTTTTTAATCCTTTCTCGATTCAAATCCTTCGAAAAGTCATCGAAAAAATTTTAATATCCCTTGAAGAGCATCCACGATGTGTTGAACTCATCTTCTACTATCCATCTGATGACTATCTTTACTATTTAGAGCACAAAACAGCCTTTTCCTTAATTCATAACATCCCGCTTCCAAATCATCATAAAAATCATCGGGAACGATTTCTCGTTTATCAACTTTCATATATCTAA
- a CDS encoding DEAD/DEAH box helicase produces MKVFGTVKVIPKKNPRELYEHQLEAISCLDEMDEQSSFRTLVVIPTGGGKTLTASWWLLKKALNEGKKVLWIAHRQMLLEQALMTFKQNAYATCMPTRWSFDYRIVSGIHDKVSQIKKEDDLLIISKDSLVSRLNGLKSWLKDQKEVYVVIDEAHHAPAKSYQTILNYIDSQVEQVKLLGLTATPFRTEEKESGILAQIFRDDICYKIDLTDLIKRGILARPHFEECTTDLTFTATPKELQKMKISDIISGEIATKLVGHKVRNAMIVNHYKLNQDRYQQTIVFAINRMHALVLKTLFEKAEIRCGIVISRDLMELAHQNQEVITAYQQGKIQVLINVNILTEGIDLPCTKTVFLTRPTVSSILMTQMIGRALRGEVAGGTKDAYLVSFVDDWQDQIAWINSESIFYQSTDVMDEEQVSESLKVVEMISLKQLELFAQMLDDSVDTKELEKIPFIKRVPLGLYNVTLGKKSHPVLVYDSTKRRYEHLIKQLPSFFEYHQINETSLSREKLKELSSICSRRCFTGEIVPAYDERDIMAILKYYAKYRVKPPFLSFDELDREKIDLKAVATFIIEQDLTRSQQVSYIDELWNDATKLYSIYFHKKSFFMRQLNLELRRLMKEGIRG; encoded by the coding sequence ATGAAAGTTTTTGGGACGGTAAAGGTGATTCCTAAAAAGAATCCACGAGAGTTATATGAACACCAGTTAGAAGCAATCAGTTGTTTAGATGAGATGGATGAACAATCATCTTTTCGTACGCTCGTAGTCATTCCAACCGGTGGTGGGAAAACGTTGACAGCTAGTTGGTGGTTACTTAAAAAGGCGTTGAATGAGGGAAAGAAAGTGTTATGGATTGCGCATCGTCAAATGTTACTTGAACAGGCATTGATGACGTTTAAACAGAATGCATACGCTACTTGTATGCCAACGCGTTGGAGTTTTGATTATCGAATTGTTTCTGGCATTCATGATAAAGTGAGTCAGATAAAAAAAGAGGATGATTTGTTAATCATTAGTAAGGATAGTTTAGTTAGTCGTCTAAATGGATTAAAATCTTGGTTAAAGGATCAAAAAGAAGTATATGTCGTGATTGATGAGGCGCATCATGCACCTGCGAAGTCGTATCAAACTATTTTAAATTATATAGATTCACAGGTTGAACAGGTCAAATTGCTGGGATTAACGGCGACACCTTTTAGGACGGAAGAAAAAGAGTCCGGTATTTTAGCTCAGATTTTTAGGGATGATATTTGCTATAAAATTGATTTAACAGATTTAATTAAGCGTGGCATTTTAGCAAGGCCTCATTTTGAAGAGTGTACAACGGATTTAACTTTTACAGCAACACCCAAAGAGTTACAAAAAATGAAGATTTCCGATATTATTTCCGGGGAAATCGCCACAAAATTAGTCGGACATAAAGTGCGAAATGCGATGATTGTCAACCATTATAAATTGAATCAAGACCGTTATCAACAGACGATTGTGTTTGCGATTAATCGGATGCATGCTCTTGTTTTGAAAACTTTATTTGAAAAAGCAGAGATTAGATGTGGAATTGTGATTTCTCGTGATTTGATGGAATTAGCACATCAAAATCAAGAAGTTATCACTGCTTATCAACAGGGAAAAATTCAAGTTTTAATTAACGTCAATATTTTAACTGAGGGGATTGATTTACCTTGTACAAAAACGGTCTTTTTAACTAGACCTACGGTTTCGAGTATTTTGATGACGCAAATGATTGGTCGTGCATTAAGAGGAGAGGTCGCTGGAGGCACAAAAGATGCGTATTTAGTTAGTTTTGTAGATGATTGGCAGGATCAAATTGCGTGGATTAATTCAGAAAGTATTTTTTATCAGTCTACAGATGTGATGGATGAGGAGCAGGTTTCAGAGTCTTTAAAAGTAGTGGAGATGATTTCGTTAAAGCAACTTGAGCTATTTGCACAGATGCTTGATGATAGTGTCGATACGAAAGAACTTGAGAAGATTCCATTTATTAAACGAGTCCCACTAGGTCTTTATAATGTGACGCTTGGGAAGAAGAGCCATCCTGTTTTAGTTTACGATAGTACAAAAAGACGCTATGAGCATTTGATTAAGCAATTGCCATCCTTTTTTGAGTATCATCAGATTAACGAAACTAGCTTATCAAGAGAGAAACTGAAAGAGTTAAGTTCGATTTGTTCGAGACGTTGTTTCACAGGTGAAATTGTTCCGGCTTACGATGAACGAGATATTATGGCGATTTTAAAATATTATGCGAAGTATCGAGTGAAACCGCCTTTTTTATCATTTGATGAACTCGATCGTGAGAAAATTGATCTTAAAGCGGTTGCCACCTTTATTATTGAGCAGGATCTGACTCGGTCACAGCAAGTAAGTTATATTGATGAGCTGTGGAATGATGCGACGAAGTTGTATTCTATTTATTTTCATAAGAAGTCCTTTTTTATGAGGCAGTTAAATCTTGAGTTAAGACGCTTGATGAAGGAGGGAATTAGAGGATGA